A genomic window from Sulfurospirillum multivorans DSM 12446 includes:
- a CDS encoding 4Fe-4S dicluster domain-containing protein: MRHRFILADSTKCVGCLSCELACAASYQGIAFEEAYTTKVPLISRNRVVKVETKTAPLQCMHCEDAPCAIICPHGVIERMDGFIKLHEEACVGCGCCSLVCPYGAISMIQKEDRRVAVKCNLCFSHPEGPSCVRVCTTDAIRLVDYDTFETLMAAKG; the protein is encoded by the coding sequence ATGAGACATCGATTTATTTTAGCCGATAGCACCAAATGTGTGGGGTGTTTGAGTTGTGAGTTGGCGTGTGCTGCTAGTTACCAAGGCATTGCCTTTGAGGAAGCCTATACGACCAAAGTGCCGCTGATTTCACGGAATCGTGTTGTCAAAGTGGAAACCAAAACGGCGCCACTTCAGTGTATGCACTGCGAAGATGCCCCGTGTGCGATTATTTGTCCGCATGGCGTCATTGAGCGGATGGATGGGTTTATCAAACTGCATGAAGAAGCCTGTGTCGGGTGCGGATGCTGCTCACTCGTCTGTCCTTATGGCGCGATTAGCATGATTCAAAAAGAAGATCGACGCGTTGCGGTGAAATGCAATCTCTGCTTTAGCCATCCCGAAGGGCCTTCGTGCGTGCGCGTCTGCACCACCGATGCGATTCGTCTGGTCGATTACGATACGTTTGAAACGCTTATGGCAGCCAAAGGCTAA
- a CDS encoding hydrogenase large subunit, protein MDNTKVILGPFDVALEEPIYFKIEPNRDGKTIKTVDMINGFVHRGIESIVLQRNFLQNLIITEKVCALCSNNHPFTYCMAVEKIAGLSLPERALYLRVVADEIKRIASHLFNLGMLSHLIHNKALMTQFLETREDFQDLKELIWGNRMDLSANTIGGVKFDLDAKLIASIKTTLDKNRSKIESFIALFETDNTLISRLSGVGVLSYEDALRLGVVGPVARASGVNNDVRKRSPYAAYDKLSFDVVLQKDGDVLSRAKVRLYEILESMKLLHQALDALPKGDIVLPTRTLIPEGEAISRTEAPRGELVYYLKTNGSQKPERMKWRVPTYMNWEALKVMMPNNSIDDVALIFNSIDPCISCTER, encoded by the coding sequence ATGGATAACACCAAAGTCATTTTAGGACCGTTTGATGTGGCACTTGAAGAACCCATCTATTTTAAAATCGAACCCAATCGTGATGGCAAAACGATCAAAACGGTTGATATGATCAATGGATTTGTTCACCGTGGCATCGAGTCTATCGTGCTTCAACGAAATTTTTTGCAAAATCTTATCATCACCGAAAAAGTGTGTGCGCTCTGCTCCAACAACCACCCGTTTACTTACTGCATGGCAGTGGAGAAAATCGCAGGACTGAGCCTGCCTGAGCGCGCTCTTTACCTTCGCGTCGTTGCTGATGAGATCAAGCGCATTGCAAGCCATCTTTTTAATCTTGGCATGCTCAGCCATCTCATTCACAATAAAGCGTTGATGACCCAGTTTTTAGAGACACGTGAGGATTTTCAAGACCTGAAAGAGCTGATTTGGGGCAATCGCATGGACTTAAGCGCCAACACGATTGGTGGCGTAAAATTTGATCTGGATGCTAAACTGATCGCTTCCATCAAAACGACACTGGATAAAAATAGAAGCAAGATCGAATCGTTTATCGCTCTGTTTGAAACGGATAACACGCTTATTTCCAGACTTTCTGGTGTGGGCGTTTTGAGCTATGAAGATGCTCTGAGACTGGGCGTTGTAGGCCCTGTGGCACGCGCAAGTGGTGTGAACAATGATGTGCGAAAACGCTCCCCGTATGCTGCGTATGACAAACTTTCTTTTGATGTCGTACTTCAAAAAGATGGCGATGTGCTCTCCCGCGCCAAAGTAAGACTGTATGAAATTTTAGAGTCCATGAAACTGCTTCATCAAGCACTGGATGCCCTGCCCAAAGGCGATATTGTGCTTCCCACACGCACGCTCATTCCAGAAGGCGAAGCCATCTCTCGCACCGAAGCGCCGCGTGGTGAGCTTGTCTATTACCTCAAAACCAATGGCAGTCAAAAGCCTGAGCGGATGAAGTGGCGCGTGCCGACCTATATGAACTGGGAAGCGCTCAAAGTGATGATGCCCAACAATAGCATTGACGATGTTGCCCTCATTTTTAACAGCATCGATCCTTGTATCTCCTGTACCGAGCGTTAA
- a CDS encoding NADH-quinone oxidoreductase subunit C, giving the protein MKSLHVKLNDVLGALKLGCHFDAQGDSLWCEIDDKALLLSLAEILQTMNARVCMITAYQKVEAHELVYHFDLDGIMINVKLHITDKSVPSITPLFKSADWTERELSEIYGIAILNHPNPKRLFLDEAIKEDVLKEYYSLSSAMNGKVSQALWNRVKAEEGVLHG; this is encoded by the coding sequence ATGAAATCTTTACATGTAAAACTCAATGACGTTCTTGGTGCCTTAAAATTGGGGTGCCATTTTGACGCTCAGGGTGATAGCCTTTGGTGCGAAATAGACGATAAAGCCCTGCTTTTAAGCCTTGCAGAAATCCTTCAAACCATGAATGCTCGGGTCTGTATGATCACTGCGTACCAGAAAGTTGAGGCACATGAACTGGTCTATCACTTCGACCTTGATGGCATTATGATCAATGTCAAACTGCACATCACGGACAAGAGTGTGCCCTCCATCACGCCACTGTTTAAAAGTGCGGACTGGACGGAGAGGGAACTTTCTGAAATCTACGGTATTGCTATCCTCAATCACCCCAATCCCAAACGCCTTTTTCTTGATGAAGCGATTAAAGAGGATGTTCTTAAAGAGTATTATTCGCTCTCCTCAGCGATGAATGGCAAAGTCAGCCAAGCACTGTGGAACCGCGTCAAAGCAGAAGAAGGAGTCCTTCATGGATAA
- a CDS encoding 4Fe-4S binding protein: MNAYKGKITFDKEQCVLCQTCAFVCPAGAINISCVEPHKSYDFIIWHNTCTVCGNCTYFCPTGAITLSNTLAEATPQSEKYTSITANMVEYTQCPHCHEPMINVPLTMLKRGFKNVSQPITALFKLCPKCRREHTFKQRVL; encoded by the coding sequence ATGAATGCCTACAAAGGAAAAATCACGTTTGATAAAGAGCAATGCGTTCTGTGCCAAACCTGTGCGTTTGTCTGCCCAGCTGGTGCGATCAACATCTCGTGTGTTGAGCCACACAAAAGCTACGACTTCATCATCTGGCATAACACCTGTACCGTGTGTGGTAACTGTACCTACTTCTGCCCAACGGGTGCGATCACGCTCAGCAACACGCTGGCTGAAGCGACACCGCAAAGTGAAAAATACACCTCCATCACCGCCAATATGGTCGAATATACGCAGTGCCCCCACTGCCATGAACCGATGATAAACGTTCCTCTAACGATGCTTAAACGTGGGTTTAAAAACGTGAGTCAACCTATTACCGCTCTGTTTAAACTCTGCCCAAAATGCAGGCGTGAGCATACTTTCAAACAAAGAGTCCTCTAA
- a CDS encoding NADH-quinone oxidoreductase subunit B family protein, producing the protein MIDNNINVYRINAGSCNGCDVELLASILVPKFGFDTLHCTYTNTPEEANIVIVTGSITTRSKPFLEATLKRLPDEKVVVAMGICPITGGVFRDSYSIEGPLDRFVNVDVNIAGCPPSPQTIVDGLIKACALWKEKVSA; encoded by the coding sequence ATGATAGATAATAATATTAACGTTTATCGTATCAATGCAGGTTCCTGTAATGGCTGTGATGTCGAGCTTTTGGCGAGCATCCTTGTTCCAAAATTTGGCTTTGACACGCTTCATTGCACCTACACCAACACTCCTGAAGAGGCAAATATTGTCATCGTCACGGGTTCCATCACCACGCGATCCAAACCTTTCTTAGAAGCCACGCTCAAACGGCTGCCCGATGAAAAAGTGGTCGTAGCCATGGGAATATGCCCGATCACGGGGGGCGTATTTCGCGATAGTTACTCTATAGAGGGACCACTGGATCGCTTTGTGAATGTCGATGTCAACATTGCTGGATGTCCACCCTCGCCTCAAACTATTGTCGATGGACTCATTAAAGCCTGTGCGCTTTGGAAAGAGAAGGTGAGCGCATGA
- a CDS encoding HDIG domain-containing metalloprotein: MPTREEAFALLKAYNGAALTTHGLAVEGTMRYFARKAGEDEEKWGIVGLLHDLDYEKYPELHCTKTAEIMREKGYSEEIIRAIVSHGWGICSDVEPLSAMEKTLYAVDELTGLITACGLVRPSKSVMDLELSSAKKKFKDKAFAAGASREVIQKGADMLGVSLDELITDVIAAMRAIAPSLGLESKN, translated from the coding sequence ATGCCAACACGAGAAGAGGCGTTTGCCTTGTTGAAAGCCTATAATGGCGCGGCACTCACAACCCATGGATTAGCCGTTGAGGGAACGATGCGTTATTTTGCACGAAAAGCGGGCGAAGATGAGGAAAAATGGGGAATTGTCGGGCTTTTGCACGATCTGGACTATGAAAAATACCCTGAGCTTCACTGTACAAAAACCGCAGAAATTATGCGTGAAAAAGGCTATAGCGAGGAGATTATACGCGCTATTGTCTCTCATGGGTGGGGTATCTGCTCGGATGTAGAGCCGCTCAGTGCGATGGAGAAAACCCTTTATGCTGTGGATGAACTCACAGGGCTTATCACCGCGTGTGGGCTGGTTAGGCCAAGCAAATCGGTCATGGATTTGGAGCTCTCATCGGCGAAAAAGAAGTTTAAAGACAAAGCTTTTGCCGCAGGTGCAAGCAGAGAAGTCATTCAAAAAGGGGCGGATATGCTGGGCGTGAGTTTGGATGAGCTGATCACCGATGTGATTGCCGCAATGAGAGCGATTGCGCCCTCATTGGGACTGGAGAGCAAAAACTAG
- a CDS encoding NYN domain-containing protein, translating to MKNIDEEKRIVVLIDADNAQQSKLELILAELSTHGHIIVKRAYGDWSSSYLKNWKESLNELAVQPIQQFAYTTGKNSTDASMIIDAMDLLYTQKFDAFALVSSDSDFTKLASRLKESEIYVFGFGEHKTPISFRNACDDFIFTENLSVNTETLEGTPEQKPSKVSNDDLLKELAKILHVGWEKTQDDEGWASVSAAGAYIKRQSPDFDPRTYGSSKITSLLAKLGEHFEMKRYPGKGTTTIVDYRPVAKKAATTTKRRR from the coding sequence ATGAAAAATATTGATGAAGAGAAACGAATCGTTGTCTTAATAGATGCCGACAATGCGCAACAAAGCAAACTTGAACTTATTTTAGCCGAACTCTCAACACACGGACATATCATTGTTAAGCGCGCTTACGGTGACTGGTCGAGCAGTTACCTTAAAAACTGGAAAGAGAGCCTCAACGAGCTTGCGGTTCAGCCTATCCAACAGTTTGCCTACACCACAGGGAAAAATTCAACCGATGCTTCGATGATTATCGATGCAATGGATCTACTTTATACGCAAAAATTCGACGCCTTTGCACTTGTCTCAAGTGACAGTGACTTCACCAAACTGGCTTCGCGCCTGAAAGAGTCGGAGATTTACGTCTTTGGATTTGGCGAGCATAAAACGCCGATTTCATTTCGTAATGCCTGCGATGACTTTATTTTTACCGAAAACCTCAGCGTCAACACCGAGACACTTGAAGGAACACCGGAGCAAAAACCTTCCAAAGTCTCCAACGATGACCTCCTAAAAGAGCTTGCAAAAATTTTACATGTAGGATGGGAAAAGACCCAAGATGATGAAGGTTGGGCGAGCGTTTCAGCCGCAGGTGCGTACATCAAACGTCAGTCTCCTGACTTTGACCCACGCACATATGGCTCCAGTAAGATCACCTCACTTCTTGCGAAGCTTGGCGAACACTTTGAGATGAAACGCTACCCAGGCAAAGGAACCACGACCATTGTCGATTACCGTCCTGTTGCGAAAAAAGCTGCCACAACGACTAAAAGACGTCGCTAG
- a CDS encoding MFS transporter: MNINTFRAFRSQNYRLFFAGQSVSLMGTWMQRTAVYWVIYVQTNSAFILGLSVFASQFPSFLFSLLGGAIADRYNRFKVLLFTQIASMIQAVVMTLIVFFTDYSVVELIVLSVILGIINAFDVPARQSLMHVMVSQKEDVGNAIALNSSMVNLARLIGPAVAGLILESFGAGICFMINAFSFVAVIASLLLLKLPAYIPQAHTQKVLSDLKDGLNYLKSTPTLGVLVLLLALMSLLVLPYTTLFPIIAKETLAGDATIYGYLNSFVGIGALSGALLLASLKTSSNLRKLLILASLLLGLGLVCFALSHTLAFAFFFCTVAGFGMMLQTTIINTLLQTTSSSEMRGRVISYFAMAFFGTQPIGALLIGTISHYFGAAETLLFEGCVALFIIALFSRYLWKTAQGVKPS, from the coding sequence ATGAACATCAACACCTTCAGAGCTTTTCGAAGCCAAAATTATCGACTCTTTTTTGCAGGGCAGTCTGTTTCGCTTATGGGTACATGGATGCAACGAACGGCTGTTTATTGGGTGATTTATGTGCAGACGAACTCTGCTTTTATCTTGGGGCTCAGTGTGTTTGCAAGCCAGTTTCCCTCTTTTTTATTCTCCCTTTTAGGTGGTGCTATCGCTGATCGGTACAATCGTTTTAAGGTGCTTCTTTTCACGCAGATTGCTTCGATGATTCAAGCCGTTGTAATGACATTGATCGTTTTTTTTACCGATTATTCGGTCGTGGAGCTGATCGTTCTAAGCGTCATACTAGGCATCATCAACGCGTTTGATGTGCCTGCACGTCAGTCTTTGATGCACGTGATGGTGAGCCAAAAAGAGGATGTGGGCAATGCGATTGCACTGAACTCTTCCATGGTCAATCTCGCACGCCTCATTGGTCCTGCTGTTGCGGGACTTATCCTTGAAAGTTTTGGCGCGGGCATCTGTTTTATGATCAATGCGTTCAGTTTTGTTGCTGTTATTGCCTCGTTGCTTCTGTTAAAATTGCCCGCGTATATCCCTCAAGCGCACACGCAAAAAGTCTTGAGCGATCTCAAAGATGGTCTGAACTACCTCAAATCCACCCCGACGCTTGGCGTGTTGGTTTTACTGCTCGCTTTGATGAGCTTGCTCGTACTTCCTTACACAACGCTGTTTCCAATCATCGCCAAAGAGACATTGGCGGGGGACGCGACGATTTATGGGTATTTGAACAGTTTTGTGGGGATTGGCGCACTCAGTGGCGCGCTTTTGCTTGCTTCGCTCAAAACCAGTAGTAACCTTAGAAAATTACTGATTCTTGCAAGCCTGCTTCTCGGTCTTGGGCTGGTCTGTTTTGCCCTTTCACACACTTTGGCGTTTGCGTTTTTCTTTTGCACGGTTGCAGGGTTTGGGATGATGCTTCAAACGACTATCATCAATACGCTTCTTCAAACCACCTCTTCAAGCGAAATGAGAGGACGTGTCATCAGCTATTTTGCGATGGCTTTTTTTGGCACGCAACCCATTGGCGCGCTCTTAATTGGTACGATTTCGCACTATTTTGGAGCGGCGGAGACCCTGCTGTTTGAGGGATGTGTTGCCCTTTTCATCATTGCACTTTTTTCACGCTACTTATGGAAAACAGCGCAAGGCGTCAAGCCATCATAA
- a CDS encoding NACHT domain-containing protein, with product MRKDVAKKIVEVLPDSLKNIASYLKNNFDKSGQDTLDNATGTIGILIKLFAQSYVDKYFENMTKDKLANYGSDMYLKASFCQIQKSLEIITDNTQQMIDAKSIVALFDDTFKLTKKSFSTEHILTIFTPQYHPIIQIVKEKFISLLKELNFQDNVIKAFQRHYNENIASTIKESFGEDDYAKHIKDTQKYILNENEAKLLSDIYKLCHIGFKDDEQLSYEETFAEWKPIEKVNASDDSFRYSNEYEKFLQKEKALTLAESLVDSYFESITTDNTLLNILFAIADFGKGKTIFLRQYASKLAKQYVETGEGYFPIYFNLRNYGSYSSSATLGIIADYLATDYGIKIEEDSFKYKKYIFLIDSLDESGELTKPAIEKVIESIKCIQNLDKEKCRYNRIIITSRPFSDGLEYHLRAHKPYQIKNKEGTEIPQYISIYGFKAEQFNHWLLTSLKNYPKFQELTTTGFAEELIKSIQQKKNTIDIHQKLFKDKTLSVEELKRPIFSYMIFQLIINNVDFSHIGKIGIYLSFLNLLTKEAKHINDKHYETNLEDEIIYRNILHAIASLWMYQKEQSQQGVLRKSDICRVLDGKTSNESDREILERYKKEGVTEIQFLSHSYFGEQKDCLHFQHQSFAEILLAEYYLKVFIKYALDKTPDIDEARSKLMLGEPTDQTVSFFKELIRLLKETVSTEITPMVIEKRKLLFPLMASLAHEKHNVLFSDKLYYKWFEPIANNDIKSSRIYPKQILENWAIDEDALEKIIVLAKEILDAKTTILSAKSLPANALFNNELTVFHNKSLSDIPTDIDKWLSLVLGNILETDIVKKQFFNSRLSSPENLFEMIRNWNYSKKWSAPFWAHEYFNGMQMKNTNQIDLQFLNFSNINFSHSHLQKLDISNAFVENVKFNHCEFENITLTSSNLINAKFDNISILGERFQIGFAQIGYGIFIPNTLANCLLNMSRYEENTTRYSSYIHCGSLTIFLNSKIRTFKIINEIFNTLSGLLEFGLKKNYFTIDEIKSWFKYEKKEDKEKFEALIDTLNK from the coding sequence ATGCGTAAAGACGTTGCTAAAAAAATAGTCGAAGTTTTGCCTGATAGTCTCAAAAATATTGCCAGTTATTTAAAAAACAACTTTGATAAATCTGGACAAGATACACTTGATAATGCTACAGGTACTATTGGCATTTTAATCAAACTCTTTGCACAAAGCTACGTCGATAAATACTTTGAAAACATGACAAAAGACAAACTAGCCAATTATGGCTCAGATATGTATCTTAAAGCCTCTTTTTGCCAGATTCAAAAATCACTTGAAATCATAACTGATAACACCCAACAAATGATAGATGCCAAGTCCATTGTTGCTCTCTTTGACGATACATTTAAATTAACAAAAAAAAGTTTTTCAACAGAGCATATCTTAACTATTTTTACACCACAATATCACCCTATCATCCAAATTGTTAAAGAAAAATTCATCTCATTATTAAAAGAGCTAAATTTTCAAGATAATGTCATAAAGGCATTTCAAAGACACTACAATGAAAACATTGCAAGCACTATCAAAGAGTCCTTTGGAGAAGATGATTACGCAAAACATATAAAAGACACACAAAAATATATATTGAATGAAAATGAAGCAAAACTCCTTAGTGATATATACAAACTGTGTCATATTGGTTTCAAAGACGATGAACAACTGAGCTATGAAGAGACATTTGCAGAGTGGAAGCCTATAGAAAAAGTAAACGCCAGTGACGATTCCTTTAGATATAGTAATGAGTATGAAAAATTTTTACAAAAAGAAAAAGCACTTACATTAGCAGAAAGCCTCGTAGATTCTTATTTTGAAAGTATCACTACTGACAATACCCTTTTAAATATTCTTTTTGCCATTGCAGATTTTGGGAAAGGTAAAACAATATTTTTAAGGCAATACGCTTCAAAACTTGCAAAACAGTATGTTGAAACAGGAGAAGGATATTTCCCAATTTATTTTAATCTGAGAAATTACGGCAGCTATTCGAGTAGTGCTACGCTAGGTATCATAGCTGATTATTTAGCAACGGATTATGGCATTAAAATTGAAGAGGACTCTTTCAAATATAAAAAATATATTTTTCTCATCGATTCATTAGATGAAAGTGGAGAGTTAACAAAACCTGCTATTGAGAAAGTAATTGAATCTATCAAATGTATCCAAAATCTTGACAAAGAAAAATGTCGATATAATCGTATTATTATTACATCACGTCCATTTTCTGATGGTTTGGAGTATCATCTCAGGGCACATAAGCCATACCAAATTAAGAACAAAGAAGGTACTGAAATTCCACAGTATATCTCGATTTATGGATTCAAAGCAGAACAATTTAACCATTGGCTACTAACATCATTAAAAAATTATCCCAAATTTCAAGAACTCACAACAACAGGTTTTGCAGAAGAACTTATTAAAAGTATTCAACAGAAAAAAAATACGATAGATATTCATCAAAAACTATTTAAAGATAAAACACTATCTGTAGAAGAGTTGAAAAGACCTATATTTTCCTATATGATTTTCCAGCTTATCATTAACAATGTTGATTTTTCTCATATCGGAAAAATTGGTATCTATCTCTCTTTTTTAAACCTACTTACGAAAGAAGCAAAACATATCAATGACAAGCATTATGAAACTAACTTAGAAGATGAAATCATCTATAGAAATATACTGCATGCCATTGCTTCACTATGGATGTACCAAAAAGAGCAAAGCCAACAAGGTGTCCTTAGAAAAAGCGATATTTGCAGGGTTTTAGATGGAAAAACTTCAAACGAATCCGATAGAGAGATTCTTGAGCGTTATAAAAAGGAAGGAGTAACGGAGATACAATTTTTATCGCACTCTTATTTTGGTGAACAAAAAGATTGCCTTCACTTTCAACATCAATCTTTCGCGGAAATCCTTTTAGCAGAATACTACCTCAAAGTTTTTATCAAATACGCGCTAGATAAAACACCCGATATTGACGAAGCACGTAGTAAACTGATGCTCGGAGAGCCAACGGATCAAACTGTTTCTTTTTTTAAAGAGTTAATTCGCTTACTTAAAGAGACGGTTTCAACAGAAATCACACCGATGGTTATTGAAAAAAGAAAACTACTTTTTCCGCTAATGGCATCTTTGGCACATGAAAAACATAACGTTTTGTTTAGCGATAAACTCTATTATAAATGGTTTGAGCCCATTGCAAACAATGACATAAAATCTTCAAGAATCTACCCCAAACAGATTCTTGAAAACTGGGCTATCGATGAAGATGCACTTGAAAAAATTATCGTTTTAGCAAAAGAAATTCTTGATGCAAAAACAACGATTCTCAGTGCTAAATCTTTACCTGCAAATGCTCTTTTCAATAATGAACTAACCGTTTTTCACAATAAATCATTAAGTGATATACCAACAGACATCGATAAATGGCTTTCCCTTGTGCTTGGAAATATTTTAGAAACAGATATAGTCAAAAAGCAATTTTTTAATTCAAGGCTGTCTAGCCCTGAAAATCTTTTTGAGATGATAAGAAATTGGAACTATTCTAAAAAATGGTCTGCTCCATTTTGGGCACATGAATATTTTAATGGTATGCAAATGAAAAATACGAATCAAATTGATTTACAATTTTTGAATTTTTCTAATATCAATTTTTCGCATTCCCACTTACAAAAGCTAGATATATCCAATGCTTTTGTAGAAAATGTCAAATTTAATCATTGTGAATTTGAAAATATCACATTAACTTCTAGTAACCTTATAAATGCAAAATTTGATAATATAAGTATTCTTGGTGAACGATTTCAAATTGGCTTTGCACAAATTGGATATGGTATTTTCATACCTAATACTTTAGCAAATTGCTTACTAAATATGAGTCGATATGAGGAAAATACAACGCGGTATTCCTCTTATATTCATTGTGGAAGTTTAACAATATTTTTAAATTCTAAAATTCGTACTTTTAAGATAATAAATGAAATTTTTAATACCTTAAGCGGTTTATTAGAATTTGGCCTTAAGAAAAATTACTTTACAATCGATGAAATTAAAAGTTGGTTTAAATACGAAAAAAAAGAGGATAAAGAAAAATTTGAAGCGCTGATTGATACATTAAATAAATGA
- a CDS encoding BrnT family toxin, with translation MKFEWDNQKALSNIKKHGISFEEASTAFGDFLSIVIEDPMHSKNENRFILIGRSIEANTLVVVHIEKSDVIRIISARKATKNEQKAYEEQK, from the coding sequence ATGAAATTTGAGTGGGACAATCAAAAAGCATTGTCAAACATCAAAAAACATGGAATTTCTTTTGAAGAGGCGAGTACGGCATTTGGGGATTTTTTATCTATTGTTATTGAAGACCCAATGCATTCAAAAAACGAGAATAGATTTATCTTAATAGGACGATCTATTGAAGCCAATACGTTAGTTGTTGTGCATATTGAAAAAAGCGATGTGATTCGTATTATTTCTGCACGAAAAGCAACTAAAAATGAGCAAAAAGCTTATGAGGAGCAAAAATGA
- a CDS encoding LutC/YkgG family protein, giving the protein MFENFKARAETSGNTEVKRFATTALALGFIEEFLEKEEVKDASGSYAVWAKSPILEQFDNEAMAQKFPGLSFNVTRELAKGAKVGITQLKWGLAETGSMAQDSTDVEQRLASALAWIHVAILPTSKIIADIPALMTKMHPKDDKYITLITGASKTADIERVLAIGVHGPERLVIVCVDDLELEGVQQ; this is encoded by the coding sequence ATGTTTGAAAATTTTAAAGCGAGGGCTGAAACATCGGGCAATACCGAAGTGAAGCGTTTTGCGACCACAGCTTTGGCGCTTGGTTTTATTGAAGAGTTCCTCGAAAAAGAAGAGGTTAAAGATGCGTCAGGCTCTTATGCTGTTTGGGCAAAAAGTCCCATCTTAGAGCAATTTGACAATGAAGCGATGGCGCAGAAATTTCCAGGTCTTAGCTTTAATGTCACTCGTGAATTGGCAAAAGGTGCCAAAGTAGGAATTACTCAATTAAAATGGGGTTTGGCAGAGACGGGCAGTATGGCGCAAGATTCTACCGATGTGGAACAACGCCTTGCTTCAGCACTTGCGTGGATTCATGTGGCGATCCTTCCGACTAGTAAAATTATTGCGGATATTCCTGCATTGATGACCAAAATGCACCCAAAAGATGACAAATACATCACGCTTATCACAGGGGCGAGTAAAACAGCAGATATTGAACGCGTGCTTGCCATTGGTGTGCATGGCCCTGAGCGCTTGGTGATTGTGTGTGTCGATGATTTAGAGTTAGAAGGAGTACAACAATGA